One genomic segment of Ancylobacter sp. IITR112 includes these proteins:
- the speB gene encoding agmatinase, with the protein MSDQEKLAALRAKYAGVGGGVVYDETFKRVAELQFKDGEKRVWPWAGAATLLDAPYRPDAQEHADFAGLDMALIGVPMDLGVTNRAGARLGPRAVRAIERVGPYEHVLNMVPAAEVKVADIGDVPFRSRFSLDSCHEDIEAFYRKIVAAGVIPLSVGGDHSITGSILRALGEKRPVGMLHIDAHCDTSGTYEGAKFHHGGPFRNAVLDGVLDPQRTIQIGIRGGAEFLWEFSYESGMTVIHAEEVTGMGVPAIIAKAKAVLGDGPVYVSFDVDSLDPAFAPGTGTPEIGGLTSREVLELLRGLNGLDVIGGDVVEIAPQYDATSNTAHAAAQVLFEIFCMSVTAHKARKGA; encoded by the coding sequence ATGTCCGATCAGGAAAAGCTCGCCGCGCTGCGGGCGAAATATGCCGGCGTTGGCGGCGGCGTCGTCTATGACGAAACCTTCAAGCGCGTCGCCGAACTGCAGTTCAAGGATGGCGAGAAGCGCGTCTGGCCCTGGGCCGGCGCCGCCACCCTGCTCGACGCGCCCTACCGCCCGGACGCGCAGGAGCACGCCGATTTCGCAGGTCTCGACATGGCGCTGATCGGCGTGCCGATGGATCTCGGCGTCACCAACCGCGCCGGCGCCCGCCTCGGCCCGCGCGCGGTCCGCGCCATCGAGCGGGTCGGGCCTTATGAGCATGTGCTGAACATGGTTCCCGCCGCCGAGGTGAAGGTGGCGGACATTGGCGACGTGCCGTTCCGCTCGCGCTTCAGCCTCGATTCCTGCCATGAGGATATTGAGGCCTTCTACAGGAAGATCGTCGCCGCCGGGGTGATTCCGCTCTCGGTCGGGGGCGATCATTCGATCACCGGCTCGATCCTGCGCGCCTTGGGTGAGAAGCGCCCGGTCGGCATGCTGCACATCGACGCCCATTGCGACACGTCCGGCACCTATGAGGGCGCCAAGTTCCATCATGGCGGCCCGTTCCGCAACGCGGTGCTCGACGGCGTTCTGGACCCCCAACGCACCATCCAGATCGGCATTCGCGGCGGCGCCGAATTCCTGTGGGAGTTCTCTTATGAAAGCGGGATGACGGTCATCCACGCCGAGGAGGTCACCGGCATGGGCGTGCCCGCCATCATTGCCAAGGCGAAAGCGGTGCTGGGCGACGGGCCGGTCTATGTCTCCTTCGATGTCGACAGCCTCGACCCCGCCTTCGCCCCCGGCACCGGCACGCCGGAGATCGGCGGCCTCACCTCGCGCGAGGTGCTGGAACTGCTGCGCGGCCTCAACGGGCTCGACGTGATCGGCGGCGACGTGGTGGAGATCGCCCCGCAATATGACGCCACCTCCAACACCGCCCATGCGGCGGCGCAGGTGCTGTTCGAAATCTTCTGCATGTCGGTGACGGCGCACAAGGCGCGCAAGGGGGCGTAA
- the oxlT gene encoding oxalate/formate MFS antiporter gives MDSKTTAVRPWEPWFQLGCGILCMAMIANLQYGWTLFVDPIDQAHGWGRAAIQTAFTLFVLTETWLVPVEAWFVDRYGPRVVLSFGAVMIALAWVINSYAGSLTMLYVGAVCGGIGAGSVYGTCVGNALKWFPYRRGLAAGATAAGFGAGAALTVVPIANTIAAHGYQTAFFWFGLGQGLVVLIAAQFLYPPAFKIAPPKKALRIPQSKVDYPPSQTLGKPVFWLLYLMFVMVASGGLMAAAQIGPIAHDLGVADTPVSIFGISAAALTLAISLDRIFDGFGRPIFGYVSDRIGRENTMFIAFGTAAAMLLVMVFHGSNPVVFVVATACFFGVFGEIYSLFPATCGDTFGSKFAATNAGMLYTAKGTAALLVPLASVVASIYGWYAVFAIAVGLNATAALLALFVLKPLRARLIARSAVEAEAAPVAVGREQPAH, from the coding sequence ATGGACAGCAAGACGACGGCGGTTCGGCCGTGGGAGCCCTGGTTCCAGCTCGGCTGCGGCATTCTCTGCATGGCGATGATCGCCAATCTTCAATATGGCTGGACCCTGTTCGTCGATCCGATCGACCAGGCGCATGGCTGGGGCCGAGCGGCGATCCAGACCGCGTTCACGCTGTTCGTGCTGACCGAAACCTGGCTGGTGCCGGTCGAGGCCTGGTTCGTCGACCGCTACGGCCCGCGCGTGGTGCTGAGCTTTGGCGCGGTGATGATCGCGCTGGCCTGGGTGATCAATTCCTATGCCGGCTCGCTCACCATGCTCTATGTCGGCGCCGTGTGCGGCGGCATCGGCGCGGGCTCGGTCTATGGCACCTGCGTCGGCAATGCGCTGAAATGGTTCCCCTATCGGCGCGGCCTCGCCGCCGGGGCGACGGCGGCCGGCTTTGGCGCCGGCGCCGCGCTCACCGTGGTGCCGATCGCCAATACCATCGCCGCGCATGGCTACCAGACGGCGTTCTTCTGGTTCGGTCTCGGGCAGGGGCTGGTCGTGCTGATCGCGGCCCAGTTCCTCTACCCCCCGGCGTTCAAGATCGCGCCGCCGAAGAAGGCGCTGCGCATTCCGCAGAGCAAGGTCGACTATCCGCCGTCGCAGACGCTCGGCAAGCCGGTGTTCTGGCTGCTCTACCTCATGTTCGTCATGGTGGCCTCCGGCGGCCTGATGGCGGCGGCGCAGATCGGCCCCATCGCGCATGACCTCGGCGTCGCCGATACGCCGGTGAGCATCTTCGGTATCTCGGCCGCCGCGCTGACGCTCGCCATCTCGCTCGACCGCATCTTCGACGGCTTCGGCCGCCCGATCTTCGGCTATGTCTCCGACCGCATCGGCCGCGAGAACACCATGTTCATCGCCTTCGGCACGGCGGCGGCGATGCTGCTGGTGATGGTGTTCCACGGGTCTAACCCGGTGGTGTTCGTGGTCGCCACGGCCTGCTTCTTCGGCGTGTTCGGCGAGATCTACTCGCTGTTTCCCGCGACCTGCGGCGACACGTTCGGCTCGAAATTCGCCGCGACCAATGCCGGCATGCTCTACACCGCCAAGGGCACGGCGGCGTTGCTGGTGCCGCTCGCCAGTGTGGTGGCCTCGATCTATGGCTGGTACGCGGTGTTCGCCATCGCGGTCGGGCTCAACGCCACGGCCGCGCTGCTGGCCCTGTTCGTGCTGAAGCCTCTACGGGCCCGGCTGATCGCCCGCAGCGCGGTGGAGGCGGAAGCGGCGCCGGTCGCGGTCGGCCGTGAGCAACCGGCGCACTGA
- a CDS encoding ethanolamine ammonia-lyase subunit EutB — translation MAYRTTAGSHSYAFADLKDLMAKATPPRSGDMLAGIAAATAEENVAARMCLADVPLATFLTEVLVPYEEDEVTRLIIDTHDAAAFRPIAHMTVGAFRDFLLSDGATSEVLAALAPAVTPEMAAAVSKLMRNQDLIAVAKKCRVVTRFRNTIGLPGTMAVRLQPNHPTDDPAGVTASILDGLLYGCGDAVIGINPASDSVPVLSELLKLIDGIIQRFEIPTQACVLTHVTTSTEVINRGVPVDLVFQSVAGTQKANASFGIDLATLAEGREAALSLNRGTLGDNVMYFETGQGSALSANAHHGVDQQTLEARAYAVCRPFKPLLVNTVVGFIGPEYLYDGKQIIRAGLEDHFCGKLMGVPLGCDVCYTNHAEADQDDMDTLMTLLGAAGVTYIMGIPGSDDVMLNYQSTSFHDQLYLREVLGLKRAPEFEAWLQRMGITEPNGRLRRQHGPHPLLAAAKDLAA, via the coding sequence ATGGCCTATCGCACCACTGCCGGATCGCACAGCTACGCCTTCGCGGATCTGAAGGACTTGATGGCGAAGGCGACGCCGCCGCGCTCCGGCGACATGCTGGCCGGCATCGCCGCCGCCACGGCGGAGGAGAATGTCGCCGCGCGCATGTGCCTCGCCGATGTGCCGCTCGCCACCTTCCTCACCGAGGTGCTGGTGCCTTATGAGGAGGACGAGGTTACCCGCCTCATCATCGACACCCATGATGCCGCCGCGTTCCGCCCGATCGCGCATATGACGGTGGGCGCGTTCCGCGATTTCCTGCTGTCGGATGGCGCCACCAGCGAGGTTTTGGCCGCGCTGGCGCCGGCGGTGACGCCGGAAATGGCGGCGGCAGTGTCCAAGCTGATGCGCAACCAGGACCTGATCGCGGTTGCCAAGAAGTGCCGGGTGGTGACGCGGTTCCGCAACACGATCGGCCTGCCCGGCACCATGGCGGTGCGGCTGCAGCCCAACCATCCGACCGACGACCCGGCGGGCGTCACCGCCTCCATCCTCGACGGGCTGCTCTATGGCTGCGGCGATGCGGTGATCGGCATCAATCCGGCCTCCGACAGCGTGCCTGTGCTGAGCGAACTGCTGAAGTTGATCGACGGCATCATCCAGCGCTTCGAGATACCCACGCAGGCCTGCGTGCTCACCCATGTCACCACCTCCACCGAGGTGATCAATCGCGGCGTGCCGGTCGATCTGGTGTTCCAGTCGGTGGCGGGCACGCAGAAGGCCAACGCCTCCTTCGGCATCGACCTCGCCACGCTGGCGGAGGGGCGCGAGGCGGCGCTGTCGCTCAATCGCGGCACGCTCGGCGACAATGTGATGTATTTCGAGACCGGGCAGGGCTCGGCGCTGTCCGCCAACGCCCATCACGGCGTCGACCAGCAGACGCTGGAAGCGCGCGCCTATGCGGTGTGCCGGCCGTTCAAGCCGCTTCTGGTGAACACGGTGGTCGGCTTCATCGGGCCGGAATATCTCTATGACGGCAAGCAGATCATCCGCGCCGGGCTGGAGGATCATTTCTGCGGCAAGCTGATGGGCGTGCCGCTCGGCTGCGATGTCTGCTACACCAACCATGCCGAGGCCGACCAGGACGACATGGACACGCTGATGACGCTGCTCGGCGCGGCGGGCGTCACCTATATCATGGGTATTCCCGGCTCGGACGACGTGATGCTGAACTACCAGTCCACTTCGTTTCACGACCAGCTCTATCTGCGCGAGGTGCTGGGGCTGAAGCGGGCGCCGGAATTCGAGGCGTGGCTGCAGCGCATGGGCATCACCGAGCCGAACGGAAGGCTGCGCCGGCAGCACGGCCCGCACCCGCTGCTCGCCGCCGCCAAGGATCTCGCGGCATGA
- the eutC gene encoding ethanolamine ammonia-lyase subunit EutC, translating into MPIEETVIEETVIEDGWRRLAGVTPARIALGRAGTGLPTREVLRFALAHAQARDAVHLPFEAARMAREIAGLGFETVEVTSAAPARDAYLRRPDLGRRLSDESRARLAARAGAPVDLALVVADGLSSTAIHAQAVPFLAAFKARIAEAGWSLAPVCVASQARVALGDEVGEALNASACVVLIGERPGLSSPDSLGLYLTFAPRAGRSDAERNCISNVRGEGLSHEHAAFKLAWLLKEALARRLTGVTLKDESDLLLVDGQPPRPRIG; encoded by the coding sequence ATGCCGATCGAGGAGACGGTGATCGAGGAGACGGTGATCGAGGATGGCTGGCGGCGGCTTGCCGGCGTCACCCCGGCGCGCATTGCCCTCGGGCGCGCGGGCACCGGCCTGCCGACCCGCGAGGTGCTGCGCTTCGCGCTGGCCCATGCGCAGGCGCGCGATGCGGTGCATCTTCCCTTCGAGGCCGCACGCATGGCGAGGGAAATCGCGGGGCTTGGCTTCGAGACGGTGGAAGTGACCTCCGCCGCCCCGGCGCGCGACGCCTATCTGCGCCGCCCCGATCTCGGCCGGCGGCTGTCGGATGAGAGCCGGGCGCGGCTGGCGGCGCGGGCGGGCGCGCCGGTCGACCTCGCCCTCGTGGTGGCGGACGGCCTGTCTTCTACCGCCATTCACGCGCAGGCGGTGCCGTTCCTCGCGGCGTTCAAAGCGCGGATCGCGGAGGCGGGATGGAGCCTCGCGCCGGTCTGCGTCGCCAGCCAGGCGCGGGTGGCGCTCGGCGACGAGGTCGGCGAGGCGCTCAACGCCAGCGCCTGCGTGGTGCTGATCGGCGAGCGGCCGGGCCTGTCCTCGCCGGACAGTCTCGGCCTCTACCTCACCTTCGCCCCGCGCGCCGGCCGCTCGGATGCCGAACGCAACTGCATTTCCAATGTGCGCGGCGAGGGGCTCTCGCACGAACACGCCGCCTTCAAGCTGGCCTGGCTGCTCAAGGAGGCGCTGGCGCGGCGCCTCACCGGCGTGACGCTGAAGGACGAGAGCGACCTTCTGCTGGTGGACGGGCAGCCGCCGCGACCACGGATCGGCTGA
- a CDS encoding beta-1,6-N-acetylglucosaminyltransferase translates to MADVLEEGGMKRHAYLIAAHDNYSCVRAAIKIIDDPRNDIFIHIDADSDNFDGSEFLSIPIFSNLYFIERISVRWGHHSQIKVTLNLLDAAIMKGDYEYYHFLQGADLPIKNQDAIHAFFQNNCGVEFVEIKDHARNFADYKANYFHIFTALKNYRRSRFLRYANHAFAKLQKFFRLKRSDDFHYLGSALFSITDATAKMLVRARSYIFNKYWLTLACDEVFLQTEIKRIQSEKNIVVDNENRNLRFIDWRNGIGNSPKTFKIEDYDFLMGLSDDYMFARKFDEKVDINIIIKIGESLSGNRVQQS, encoded by the coding sequence ATGGCTGACGTTCTGGAGGAAGGAGGCATGAAGAGGCATGCTTATCTTATTGCTGCGCATGATAACTATTCATGTGTAAGGGCGGCAATCAAGATAATTGATGACCCTCGTAATGACATATTTATACATATAGACGCGGATTCAGATAATTTTGATGGTTCGGAATTTTTATCTATTCCAATTTTTTCGAATTTATATTTTATCGAGCGCATTTCAGTTAGGTGGGGGCATCATAGTCAAATAAAAGTGACATTGAATCTCCTAGATGCAGCGATCATGAAGGGGGACTACGAATACTATCATTTTTTGCAAGGGGCTGATCTTCCAATAAAGAATCAAGATGCAATCCACGCATTTTTTCAGAATAATTGTGGCGTGGAGTTTGTGGAAATAAAAGATCACGCGCGAAATTTTGCTGATTATAAGGCGAATTACTTTCATATATTTACCGCACTTAAAAATTATAGAAGAAGCAGGTTTCTTAGATACGCGAATCATGCGTTCGCTAAATTGCAGAAGTTTTTTCGACTTAAGAGAAGCGATGATTTTCATTATCTTGGATCTGCGCTTTTTTCTATAACTGATGCCACCGCGAAAATGCTGGTGAGAGCGCGGAGTTATATTTTTAATAAGTACTGGCTAACGTTGGCTTGTGATGAGGTATTTTTGCAGACAGAAATAAAAAGGATACAGTCAGAGAAAAACATAGTGGTTGATAATGAAAATAGAAATCTGAGATTTATCGACTGGAGGAATGGGATAGGAAATTCGCCTAAGACATTTAAAATTGAGGATTATGATTTTCTTATGGGGCTGTCGGATGATTATATGTTTGCTCGAAAATTTGATGAAAAAGTAGATATAAATATAATTATTAAAATTGGAGAGTCCTTATCGGGGAATCGTGTTCAACAGAGTTAG
- the zigA gene encoding zinc metallochaperone GTPase ZigA, producing MSDTRLPVTVLSGFLGAGKTTLLNHVLANREGMRVAVIVNDMSEVNIDAELVRAGDANLSHTQEKLVEMTNGCICCTLRDDLLAEVKRLADEGRFDYLLIESTGIAEPLPVAATFEFRDEDGFSLSDVARLDTMVTVVDAANLLRDFGSRDFLRDRGEVAGDEDSRTLVDLLTDQIEFADVIVLNKVSDVAPARRKEVRAVVKALNPDALIIETDQANVPLKHILGTGRFDFERAHEHPTWFKELNGFKDHVPETEEYGISSFVYRARRPFHPEKFNAFLARTWPGLVRAKGLFWLATRPRRVGEMSLAGAICRTGSIGQWWAAIPTEHWPTQPDWRSWLRQHWTPGYGDRRQELVFIGVNLDEAAIRAALDDCLVGPLRPTLFDPEPLKHLPDPFPAWERVPA from the coding sequence ATGTCCGACACCCGCCTTCCGGTCACGGTCCTTTCCGGCTTTCTCGGCGCCGGCAAGACCACCCTGCTCAATCATGTGCTGGCGAATCGCGAGGGGATGCGCGTCGCGGTGATCGTCAACGACATGTCGGAGGTGAACATCGACGCCGAGCTGGTGCGGGCGGGCGACGCCAATCTCTCGCACACGCAGGAAAAGCTGGTCGAAATGACCAATGGCTGCATCTGCTGCACCCTGCGCGACGATCTCCTCGCCGAGGTGAAGCGCCTCGCCGACGAAGGCCGGTTCGATTATCTCCTCATCGAATCGACCGGCATCGCCGAGCCGCTCCCCGTCGCCGCCACCTTCGAGTTCCGCGACGAGGATGGCTTCTCACTCTCGGATGTCGCCCGGCTCGACACCATGGTGACGGTGGTGGACGCGGCGAACCTCCTGAGGGATTTCGGCTCGCGCGACTTCCTGCGCGACCGGGGCGAGGTCGCCGGCGACGAGGACAGCCGCACGCTGGTCGACCTGCTCACCGACCAGATCGAATTTGCCGATGTGATCGTGCTCAACAAGGTGTCCGATGTCGCGCCCGCCCGCCGCAAGGAGGTTCGCGCCGTGGTCAAGGCGCTGAATCCGGACGCGCTGATCATCGAAACCGATCAGGCGAATGTGCCGCTGAAGCACATCCTCGGCACCGGCCGCTTCGATTTCGAGCGGGCGCATGAGCACCCGACCTGGTTCAAGGAGCTGAACGGCTTCAAGGACCATGTGCCGGAAACCGAGGAATACGGCATCTCCAGCTTCGTCTACCGCGCCCGCCGGCCGTTCCACCCCGAGAAATTCAACGCCTTCCTCGCCCGCACCTGGCCGGGGCTGGTGCGCGCCAAGGGCCTGTTCTGGCTGGCGACCCGCCCGCGCCGCGTCGGCGAGATGTCGCTTGCCGGCGCCATCTGCCGCACCGGCTCCATCGGCCAATGGTGGGCGGCGATCCCGACCGAGCACTGGCCGACACAGCCCGACTGGCGCTCCTGGCTGCGCCAGCACTGGACGCCCGGCTATGGCGACCGGCGGCAGGAACTCGTGTTCATCGGCGTCAATCTGGATGAGGCCGCCATCCGCGCGGCGCTGGACGACTGCCTCGTCGGCCCGCTGCGGCCGACCCTGTTCGATCCCGAACCGCTCAAGCATCTGCCGGACCCCTTCCCGGCCTGGGAGCGCGTGCCGGCCTGA
- a CDS encoding carbon-nitrogen hydrolase family protein — translation MRLALLQTAGDPFNAPAANLARLDAAAAQAAAGGADLLLAPEMFLTGYNIGHEAAQATAEPADGPSARRAAAIARAHNIGLCYGYPERGADGAVYNSCLLLDKDGGTLLNFRKTHLFGDLDRAMFAPGEGTAELVRFAGYSIGMLICYDVEFPEAVRALALAGADLVLVPTANMKPYDAVSLYVVPARAFENELFIAYANRCGVEGELDYMGLSCVGDPMGGNLVLAGDGEELVFADLDPARLNEARRLSTHLGDRRPEVYGRSSR, via the coding sequence ATGCGTCTGGCTCTGCTGCAGACCGCGGGCGATCCCTTCAACGCGCCCGCCGCCAATCTCGCCCGGCTCGACGCCGCCGCCGCGCAGGCCGCGGCGGGCGGGGCGGACCTCCTTCTGGCGCCGGAGATGTTCCTCACCGGCTACAATATCGGCCACGAGGCGGCGCAGGCGACGGCCGAACCGGCCGACGGCCCCAGCGCCCGGCGCGCCGCGGCCATCGCCCGCGCCCATAATATCGGCCTGTGCTACGGCTATCCCGAGCGCGGGGCGGACGGCGCGGTCTATAATTCCTGCCTGCTGCTGGACAAGGATGGCGGCACGCTGCTCAATTTCCGCAAGACACATCTGTTCGGCGATCTCGACCGGGCGATGTTCGCGCCCGGCGAGGGCACGGCGGAACTGGTGCGCTTCGCCGGCTACAGTATCGGCATGCTGATCTGCTACGACGTGGAATTCCCCGAAGCGGTGCGGGCTCTCGCCCTGGCCGGCGCCGACCTCGTTCTGGTGCCGACCGCCAATATGAAGCCCTATGACGCCGTCTCGCTCTATGTCGTGCCGGCCCGCGCCTTCGAGAATGAGCTCTTCATCGCCTATGCCAATCGCTGCGGCGTCGAGGGCGAACTCGACTATATGGGCCTGAGCTGCGTTGGTGATCCCATGGGCGGCAATCTGGTTTTGGCGGGCGATGGCGAGGAACTCGTCTTCGCCGATCTCGATCCGGCGCGGCTCAACGAGGCCCGCCGTCTCAGCACCCATCTCGGCGACCGGCGGCCGGAAGTCTACGGGCGGTCGAGCCGTTAG
- a CDS encoding alpha/beta fold hydrolase → MATFILIHGSWHWGGCFQKVANLLGAAGHAVIAPDLASHGFDPTPTAAVTDLSVYAAPVRAALEAIEGKAILVGHSVGGATCTWLGEEMPERIEALVYLTGFMAPNGKSARDFVMTPTYLKDPAIVETQGMLRLGKDGLGLDLSRRDLIARSLYSDCSAHDIDRALPNLVRLTPHAPFATVSTITPHRFGRLRRHYIECLQDRGLPLAVQREMQAAVPGAKVHALDTGHSPFFSAPEAVAELLLNIR, encoded by the coding sequence ATGGCAACCTTCATTCTCATCCACGGCTCCTGGCATTGGGGCGGCTGCTTCCAGAAGGTGGCGAACCTGCTCGGCGCCGCCGGCCATGCGGTGATCGCACCCGATCTCGCCAGCCACGGCTTCGACCCCACCCCCACCGCCGCCGTCACCGATCTATCGGTCTATGCCGCCCCGGTGCGGGCGGCGCTGGAAGCGATCGAGGGCAAGGCGATCCTCGTCGGCCATTCCGTCGGCGGCGCCACCTGCACCTGGCTCGGCGAAGAGATGCCGGAGCGCATCGAGGCGCTGGTCTATCTCACCGGCTTCATGGCGCCCAACGGCAAGAGCGCGCGCGACTTCGTGATGACGCCGACCTATCTCAAGGACCCGGCGATCGTGGAGACGCAGGGCATGCTGCGGCTGGGCAAGGACGGGCTCGGCCTCGACCTGTCGCGACGCGACCTCATCGCCCGTTCGCTCTATTCGGACTGCAGCGCGCATGACATCGACCGCGCGCTGCCCAATCTCGTGCGCCTCACCCCGCACGCCCCCTTCGCGACGGTCTCGACCATCACCCCGCATCGGTTCGGCCGCCTGCGCCGCCATTACATCGAGTGCCTGCAGGATCGCGGCCTGCCCCTCGCCGTGCAGCGGGAGATGCAGGCGGCGGTGCCGGGGGCGAAGGTGCATGCGCTCGACACCGGCCATTCGCCCTTCTTCAGCGCGCCGGAGGCGGTGGCGGAGCTGCTATTGAACATCCGCTGA
- a CDS encoding MFS transporter, translated as MSSTLAAGPAGAVANPRSRVILASLIGTTIEFYDFYVYATAAVLVFPHLFFPAGNETTALLASFAIFGAAMVARPLGAIFFGHLGDRRGRKVTLVGALLTMGVATFLIGLLPTFHQAGWFAPALLVVMRLAQGFAIGGEWSGAALVATENAPPGKRAVYGTFPQLGAPLGFILANGLFLIIAALMPSEDPTRPSDAFLDWGWRIPFLFSIVMVAVGLWVRLHLVESTAFTKTVSAGKVHKLPLASVFRTHFRQLVLGTFYMLATYVLFYLMTTFSLSYGRAGTGASLPGLGYDYTTFVLMMIIGVVFFGVFTMVSGPWAERWGRRRTLIGVTLAIMVFGLLWVPMLAGGTFGVMAWLILGFSLMGMTFGPMGALLPELFPANMRYTGSGIAYNVSSILGAAVAPFIAVTLWAWGGGSPFWVGVYLTAMASLTLLALLLGKETRDIDIEA; from the coding sequence ATGTCGTCCACCCTTGCCGCCGGGCCCGCCGGCGCGGTCGCCAATCCCCGCTCGCGCGTCATTCTCGCCAGCCTGATCGGTACCACCATCGAGTTCTATGATTTCTACGTTTACGCCACGGCGGCGGTGCTGGTGTTTCCGCACCTGTTTTTCCCGGCCGGCAACGAGACGACGGCGCTGCTTGCCTCCTTCGCCATTTTCGGCGCCGCCATGGTGGCGCGCCCGCTCGGGGCGATCTTCTTCGGCCATCTCGGCGACAGGCGCGGGCGCAAGGTGACGCTGGTCGGCGCCCTGCTCACCATGGGCGTCGCCACCTTCCTCATCGGCCTGCTGCCCACCTTCCACCAGGCCGGCTGGTTCGCCCCGGCGCTGCTGGTGGTGATGCGCCTCGCCCAGGGCTTCGCCATTGGCGGGGAATGGAGCGGCGCCGCGCTGGTGGCAACGGAGAACGCGCCGCCCGGCAAGCGTGCGGTCTATGGCACCTTCCCCCAGCTCGGCGCGCCGCTCGGCTTCATCCTCGCCAACGGGCTGTTCCTCATCATCGCCGCGCTGATGCCCTCGGAGGACCCGACGCGCCCGTCCGACGCCTTCCTCGACTGGGGCTGGCGCATCCCCTTCCTGTTCTCCATCGTCATGGTGGCGGTCGGGCTGTGGGTGCGGCTGCACCTCGTGGAAAGCACTGCCTTCACCAAGACGGTAAGCGCCGGCAAGGTGCACAAGCTGCCGCTCGCCTCAGTGTTCCGCACGCATTTCCGCCAATTGGTGCTCGGCACCTTCTACATGCTGGCGACCTATGTGCTGTTTTACCTGATGACCACTTTCTCGCTGAGCTATGGCCGCGCCGGCACCGGCGCGTCCCTGCCCGGCCTCGGTTATGACTACACCACCTTCGTGCTGATGATGATCATCGGCGTGGTGTTCTTCGGCGTCTTCACCATGGTGTCGGGCCCGTGGGCGGAGCGCTGGGGCCGCCGCCGCACGCTCATCGGGGTGACGCTGGCCATCATGGTGTTCGGCCTTCTCTGGGTGCCGATGCTCGCCGGCGGCACGTTCGGGGTGATGGCGTGGCTCATCCTCGGCTTCAGCCTGATGGGCATGACCTTCGGCCCGATGGGGGCGCTCCTGCCGGAGCTGTTCCCGGCCAATATGCGCTACACCGGCTCGGGCATCGCCTACAACGTCTCCTCCATCCTCGGCGCGGCAGTCGCGCCCTTTATCGCCGTCACGCTATGGGCGTGGGGCGGCGGCAGCCCGTTCTGGGTCGGCGTCTATCTCACCGCGATGGCGAGCCTGACCTTGCTGGCGCTGCTGCTCGGTAAAGAGACGCGCGATATCGACATCGAGGCGTAG